The Ignavibacteriota bacterium DNA segment CCGATGAACTCGGACCGATTCACGTTTTCCTGTCCGAACCTGAACTGCCTGGATTCCGCATCCACGGCGTGTATCCGAATCCCGTGAGTGCGGCATCCGGCGATCCCGTCTTTCTGCGTTATGAACTCGACGAGGCGGCCGACGTGCGTGTGGCGGTGTATGATGCGTTGGGACGCGAGCAGGCGCTGCTCTTCGAGGGTCCGCGCGCACAGGGCCTGCATGAATCCGCCTGGTA contains these protein-coding regions:
- a CDS encoding T9SS type A sorting domain-containing protein, whose amino-acid sequence is DELGPIHVFLSEPELPGFRIHGVYPNPVSAASGDPVFLRYELDEAADVRVAVYDALGREQALLFEGPRAQGLHESAWYPAAGDTGFRTGMFFLRVTSGSRSTTARVTVVR